Proteins from a genomic interval of Clostridium sp. M62/1:
- a CDS encoding DeoR/GlpR family DNA-binding transcription regulator: MAEGDRTMLQSRREKIMEMIQAERMIKVSDLIKQFGVSIETIRRDLEFLEKEGLLTRVYGGAVLNQKKAAEPLYEHREVKNYEEKAAIARRAVELIEDGDVLGIDIGTTAREFARALLGKRKVIVLTNSMPIAEILSGDDDIRVIMLGGEVRKGEFSVSGFVAENIMQHFNLDKYILGIGGITVENGITDYHIEETNLRRVMLSRAQKVIGLADYSKFGVIAMNTVCPLSRMDVLVTDGRADRSIIARMHSMKTEVIQVETEER, translated from the coding sequence ATGGCAGAAGGGGATAGAACCATGCTTCAGAGCAGACGCGAAAAAATTATGGAAATGATACAGGCAGAGCGCATGATCAAAGTCAGCGATCTGATAAAACAGTTTGGAGTTTCGATTGAAACAATCCGGCGGGACCTGGAGTTTTTGGAAAAAGAAGGTCTGCTGACCCGGGTATACGGGGGCGCTGTCCTGAATCAGAAAAAGGCCGCAGAGCCTCTCTATGAACACAGAGAGGTAAAGAACTACGAGGAAAAAGCAGCCATTGCCAGGCGGGCAGTGGAGCTGATAGAGGACGGGGATGTGCTTGGAATCGATATTGGGACAACAGCCAGGGAGTTTGCAAGAGCGCTTTTGGGAAAAAGGAAGGTGATTGTGCTGACAAACTCCATGCCGATCGCTGAGATTCTGAGCGGGGACGATGATATAAGGGTGATTATGCTGGGAGGCGAGGTGAGAAAAGGAGAATTCTCCGTTTCCGGTTTTGTGGCGGAAAATATCATGCAGCATTTTAACCTGGATAAATATATCCTGGGGATTGGAGGAATTACCGTGGAAAACGGGATCACCGACTATCACATCGAAGAGACCAACCTGAGACGCGTGATGCTGTCGCGGGCCCAGAAGGTGATCGGGCTGGCAGATTACAGCAAGTTCGGAGTCATTGCCATGAATACAGTCTGCCCGCTGAGCAGGATGGACGTGCTGGTGACAGACGGAAGGGCCGATCGGAGCATCATCGCGAGAATGCATTCCATGAAGACGGAAGTGATCCAGGTGGAGACCGAAGAAAGGTAA
- a CDS encoding ethanolamine utilization protein EutH gives MTFDQIILWVMAAGVIIGAADKIFGNRLGLGEKFDEGFNAMGPLALGMVGIVCLAPVIADLLGPAIIPLFEALGADPAMFGAILANDMGGYPLAMELAKNQEAGLLAGNIVASMLGCTLVFSIPVGLGLIEKGDRPYFSKGLLIGLVTIPAGSLIGGLIAGFGPGMVLRNTVPVIILAVLLALGLKFIPEAMVKGCMIFGQFITIVIYIGLAAAAFEHLTGVVIIPGMADIMEGMNAIAGIGIVLLGTFPVLTILTKILDKPLNAVGRKIGLDKTSAAGLVFTLANSVPVYTMMKDMNKKGIIVNTAWLVPATAALGDHLGFTAGVRPEMITPVVIGKLAAGVLAVLLALFICRNMKEPEKTAAPETEAK, from the coding sequence ATGACATTTGATCAGATTATTTTATGGGTAATGGCAGCAGGGGTGATAATCGGAGCTGCCGATAAGATTTTTGGAAACCGCCTGGGGCTTGGGGAGAAATTTGACGAGGGGTTTAACGCAATGGGACCTCTGGCTCTGGGGATGGTGGGAATTGTCTGCCTGGCGCCGGTGATCGCGGATCTTTTAGGACCTGCGATTATTCCGCTGTTTGAAGCCCTCGGCGCAGATCCGGCTATGTTCGGAGCGATTCTCGCTAACGATATGGGAGGCTATCCTCTGGCCATGGAGCTTGCAAAAAACCAGGAGGCAGGGCTTCTGGCTGGAAACATTGTGGCATCGATGCTGGGATGTACGCTGGTATTTTCCATTCCGGTGGGTCTCGGGCTGATTGAGAAGGGAGACAGGCCGTATTTTTCCAAGGGACTGTTAATCGGGCTTGTGACGATTCCGGCAGGAAGCCTCATTGGAGGACTCATTGCCGGCTTTGGCCCTGGAATGGTGCTTAGGAATACGGTGCCGGTAATTATACTGGCCGTACTTCTGGCTCTGGGACTGAAATTTATCCCGGAGGCTATGGTAAAGGGCTGTATGATTTTCGGACAGTTTATAACCATTGTCATCTACATAGGACTGGCAGCGGCAGCATTTGAGCATCTGACCGGGGTGGTGATCATACCCGGAATGGCCGATATTATGGAGGGAATGAACGCCATCGCCGGAATCGGCATTGTGCTTCTGGGAACCTTCCCGGTGCTTACGATTCTCACGAAAATTCTTGACAAACCTCTGAATGCAGTAGGGAGGAAGATTGGACTTGACAAGACCAGCGCAGCGGGACTTGTGTTCACCCTTGCCAATTCCGTTCCTGTCTATACCATGATGAAGGACATGAACAAAAAGGGAATCATTGTGAACACAGCATGGCTGGTTCCCGCTACGGCAGCTCTGGGAGATCATCTCGGATTTACGGCAGGCGTCCGTCCGGAAATGATCACTCCTGTTGTCATCGGAAAGCTGGCAGCAGGTGTGCTTGCTGTTCTACTCGCCCTGTTTATCTGCAGGAATATGAAGGAGCCTGAGAAGACAGCGGCCCCTGAGACAGAGGCAAAATAG
- a CDS encoding NAD(P)/FAD-dependent oxidoreductase — translation MAQGSREGEKLGRKLGTDRKNRRKKMLKTDVVIIGAGAVGCAIARELSKYQIDVTVVDKNEDIGGDASKSNSAIIHTGYDASPGTLESELVVAANPMYDELCRDLDVPFRRIGAILPAITQEQYEKLPEIKAKAFKNRVYDVEYKTGKELLEMEPNLNPEVKGGLYIPRESIIDPFILVQALAENANENGVSFLLNTKVTGIQTKEGRVTAVETTAGVIETEYVINAAALYCDEIAAMVGKADYKVVARRGQFYILDKNTSCKVEHIVLPIPTKVTKGKLMCPTIHGNMLVGPTAEDLDNKTDKSVTEEGLLSIVEDVKRLVPEVNVRDSITQYSGLRPNRNPEGLHVDMWDDLKGFVNLSGVRSTGLTLSVAMGKYVAQLLLDHGCQLVFKENYKKTRKGIVRFHELSREEKEQLIAVNPAYGTVICRCETITEGEILDCIRRPLGARSMDAVKRRVRAGMGRCQGGFCGPKVLEILAREWKVPVEQINKNNEGSYMVTGKMR, via the coding sequence CTGGCACAAGGCAGTAGAGAGGGCGAAAAACTGGGCAGAAAGCTAGGAACTGACAGGAAAAATAGGAGGAAAAAGATGCTGAAAACAGATGTGGTAATAATCGGAGCAGGAGCAGTAGGCTGTGCCATAGCCAGGGAACTGTCAAAATATCAGATTGATGTGACAGTGGTAGACAAGAATGAGGATATTGGAGGAGACGCGTCAAAATCAAACAGCGCCATTATCCACACCGGCTACGACGCCTCGCCGGGAACACTGGAGTCAGAGCTTGTGGTGGCTGCAAACCCTATGTATGATGAGCTCTGCCGTGATTTGGACGTTCCCTTCAGGCGGATCGGCGCAATCCTTCCGGCCATTACACAGGAACAGTATGAAAAACTGCCGGAGATCAAGGCCAAGGCCTTTAAAAACAGGGTGTACGATGTAGAGTACAAAACGGGAAAAGAGCTCCTTGAGATGGAGCCGAACCTGAACCCGGAGGTGAAGGGCGGGCTTTACATACCGAGGGAGAGCATTATCGATCCCTTCATCCTGGTGCAGGCTCTGGCGGAAAACGCCAATGAAAATGGGGTTTCCTTCCTCTTAAACACAAAGGTGACAGGAATCCAGACAAAAGAAGGGCGCGTCACGGCGGTGGAGACAACGGCAGGCGTGATCGAGACAGAGTATGTGATTAACGCAGCGGCTCTGTACTGCGACGAGATCGCGGCAATGGTGGGTAAGGCGGACTACAAGGTCGTGGCAAGAAGAGGACAGTTCTATATTCTCGACAAGAATACCAGCTGCAAGGTAGAGCACATCGTGCTTCCGATTCCGACGAAGGTGACAAAGGGAAAGCTTATGTGTCCCACAATCCACGGAAACATGCTGGTGGGCCCCACTGCGGAGGATCTGGACAACAAGACGGACAAGAGCGTGACAGAGGAAGGACTTTTAAGTATTGTGGAGGATGTGAAGAGGCTGGTTCCGGAGGTGAATGTGAGAGATTCCATTACCCAGTACAGCGGACTTCGCCCCAACAGGAATCCGGAGGGACTCCACGTAGACATGTGGGATGATCTGAAGGGATTTGTCAATCTCTCCGGTGTCCGCTCCACAGGACTTACCCTCTCCGTGGCCATGGGAAAATATGTAGCCCAGCTTCTGCTGGATCACGGCTGCCAGCTTGTGTTTAAAGAAAATTATAAGAAAACGCGCAAGGGGATTGTGCGCTTCCATGAGCTGAGCAGAGAGGAAAAGGAGCAGCTCATAGCAGTAAATCCAGCGTACGGAACAGTGATCTGCAGGTGCGAAACCATCACCGAGGGAGAGATTTTAGACTGTATCAGGAGGCCTCTGGGCGCCAGAAGCATGGATGCTGTAAAGCGCCGTGTCAGAGCCGGGATGGGACGCTGCCAGGGAGGCTTCTGCGGCCCGAAGGTGCTGGAAATCCTGGCAAGAGAGTGGAAGGTTCCGGTGGAGCAGATCAATAAAAACAATGAGGGCTCCTATATGGTGACAGGAAAGATGAGATAA
- a CDS encoding RidA family protein, with protein sequence MKQVISTSNAPAAIGPYSQAIEVNGMVYTSGQIPVNPATGEIADSIEGQARQVMENVKNLLEAAGTSMGNVVKTTVFIKDMNDFGKINEIYAEYFEGACPARSCVEVARLPKDVLMEMEAVAVK encoded by the coding sequence ATGAAACAAGTAATCAGCACATCCAATGCACCGGCGGCTATCGGCCCCTATTCACAGGCCATTGAGGTAAACGGAATGGTCTACACTTCCGGCCAGATTCCGGTAAATCCTGCCACCGGTGAGATCGCAGACAGCATCGAGGGACAGGCAAGACAGGTCATGGAGAATGTGAAAAACCTTTTGGAGGCTGCGGGAACCAGCATGGGAAATGTAGTAAAAACCACCGTTTTCATCAAGGACATGAATGATTTCGGAAAAATCAATGAGATTTATGCCGAATATTTCGAGGGAGCCTGCCCGGCCAGATCCTGTGTGGAGGTGGCCAGACTTCCGAAGGATGTTCTGATGGAGATGGAGGCTGTAGCTGTAAAATAA
- the glpK gene encoding glycerol kinase GlpK, protein MAGGGNFVEKYYLGLDQGTTGTTALIFDSQWNQVARGYKEHTQYYPQPGWVEHDPMEIWGSILETIDSAAKEAGIQVADLTCMGLDNQGETVMLWDRFTGVPVYNAIVWQDRRTAKMADEIAEQYGDMIREKTGLVVDAYFSATKIRWIMDHVDGVREKIENGHVIAGTLDTWMIWKLTHGHVHVTDYSTASRTMLLNIHTGEWDDEILEALGIPKQILPEIHDSAEVYGTTDPLDFFGAKIPISGSVVDQQAALFGQACFKPGTVKTTYGTGCFMLMNTGDKPVYSENGLLTTVGWGLNGKKITFALDGGIYISGAAVQWLRDKLHLIATAAETEELAKSVPDTGGVYFVPAFAGLAAPHWDQYARGTIVGITGGTTKEQLVRATLESIAYQVKDNLDVMVKDSGIPIEVMRVDGGAVVNTFLMQFQADILGIPVDVPVITETTALGAAYLAACGIGEFHDLSELEKNWKLYRRYEPHMEEDVRQELLRNWHKAVERAKNWAES, encoded by the coding sequence ATGGCAGGAGGAGGAAATTTTGTGGAGAAGTATTATTTAGGGTTAGATCAGGGGACCACAGGGACGACTGCACTCATTTTTGATTCCCAGTGGAATCAGGTGGCAAGGGGATACAAGGAACATACCCAGTATTATCCTCAGCCGGGCTGGGTGGAGCATGATCCCATGGAGATATGGGGGAGCATTCTTGAAACCATTGATTCGGCTGCAAAAGAGGCTGGCATTCAGGTGGCAGATCTGACCTGTATGGGACTGGACAATCAGGGCGAGACGGTGATGCTCTGGGACCGCTTCACCGGTGTGCCTGTATACAATGCCATTGTGTGGCAGGATCGGAGAACTGCGAAAATGGCAGATGAGATTGCAGAGCAGTATGGCGACATGATCCGCGAGAAAACAGGGCTTGTGGTGGATGCCTATTTCAGTGCCACGAAGATTCGCTGGATTATGGATCATGTGGACGGAGTCAGAGAAAAAATTGAAAACGGCCATGTGATAGCAGGAACACTGGATACCTGGATGATCTGGAAGCTGACTCACGGCCATGTCCATGTAACGGACTACTCTACGGCTTCGAGGACCATGCTGTTAAATATCCACACCGGAGAGTGGGATGATGAAATTCTGGAGGCTCTGGGAATCCCTAAACAGATTCTTCCGGAAATTCATGACAGTGCCGAAGTCTACGGAACCACAGATCCTCTGGACTTTTTCGGGGCAAAGATCCCCATTTCCGGTTCCGTGGTCGATCAGCAGGCAGCACTTTTCGGTCAGGCCTGCTTTAAGCCGGGGACAGTAAAGACCACCTACGGAACGGGCTGCTTTATGCTGATGAACACAGGAGATAAGCCGGTATATTCGGAAAACGGGCTTCTGACCACGGTAGGGTGGGGGCTGAACGGAAAAAAGATTACCTTCGCCCTGGACGGAGGCATTTACATATCGGGAGCGGCAGTTCAGTGGCTGCGGGATAAGCTCCATCTGATTGCCACTGCGGCTGAGACAGAGGAGCTGGCGAAATCGGTGCCTGATACGGGAGGTGTATATTTTGTGCCGGCCTTTGCCGGACTTGCGGCCCCTCACTGGGATCAGTATGCAAGGGGAACCATCGTGGGCATTACAGGAGGGACGACCAAGGAACAGCTGGTGAGAGCGACCCTCGAAAGCATCGCCTATCAGGTAAAGGACAATCTGGATGTTATGGTGAAGGATTCGGGGATTCCCATTGAGGTCATGCGTGTGGACGGCGGGGCTGTGGTCAATACGTTTCTGATGCAGTTTCAGGCAGATATTCTGGGGATTCCGGTGGATGTTCCGGTGATTACGGAAACCACGGCTCTCGGAGCTGCCTATCTGGCCGCCTGCGGAATCGGAGAGTTCCACGATTTATCGGAGCTTGAGAAGAACTGGAAGCTGTACCGCCGCTATGAGCCTCATATGGAAGAGGACGTGCGCCAGGAGCTTCTCAGAAACTGGCACAAGGCAGTAGAGAGGGCGAAAAACTGGGCAGAAAGCTAG
- a CDS encoding acyl-[acyl-carrier-protein] thioesterase, which produces MYTFESRVRYSETDESGRLSVTGIMNYFQDCSTFQSEDLHMGLSHLEQVRRAWWLNSWQIVVSRYPALGERIRISTYPYGFRGIYGYRNFLLQDEAGECIVRADSRWVFYDLEHECPARVTQEEIRGYGELGSPLSMPETQGRLCLPENCGEKEPVTVSRHHLDTNFHVNNARYVEIAREFLPENFEIEELLAEYRKAAVLGDVMIPRICRTEDGYMVSLTEQSGRPFVNMKLKGRLK; this is translated from the coding sequence ATGTACACATTTGAGAGCAGAGTCCGCTACAGTGAGACAGACGAATCGGGAAGGCTGTCGGTTACCGGGATCATGAATTATTTTCAGGACTGTTCCACCTTTCAGTCGGAGGATCTCCATATGGGTCTTTCCCATCTGGAACAGGTGAGGAGAGCCTGGTGGCTGAATTCCTGGCAGATTGTGGTGAGCCGATATCCGGCTCTGGGAGAGAGGATCCGCATATCCACCTATCCCTATGGATTCCGGGGAATTTACGGATACCGCAATTTTCTGCTTCAGGATGAAGCCGGAGAGTGTATAGTCAGGGCTGATTCCAGATGGGTGTTCTATGATTTGGAGCACGAATGTCCGGCCAGGGTGACACAGGAGGAGATCAGGGGCTATGGGGAGCTTGGCAGTCCCCTTTCCATGCCGGAGACACAGGGAAGGCTCTGCCTGCCTGAAAACTGCGGGGAAAAAGAGCCGGTAACGGTTTCCAGACATCATCTTGACACGAATTTTCATGTAAATAATGCCCGGTATGTGGAGATAGCAAGAGAGTTTCTGCCCGAAAATTTTGAAATAGAGGAGCTTCTGGCAGAATACAGAAAGGCAGCAGTTCTGGGAGATGTGATGATCCCGAGAATCTGCAGAACAGAGGACGGATATATGGTTTCACTGACAGAACAGAGCGGCCGTCCATTTGTCAATATGAAGCTCAAAGGAAGGCTGAAATGA
- the queA gene encoding tRNA preQ1(34) S-adenosylmethionine ribosyltransferase-isomerase QueA has translation MDVKDFYFDLPQELIAQDPLEDRASSRLLVLDRSTGEVEHRKFRDILEYLNPGDCLVINDTKVIPARLIGSKEGTDAKIEVLLLKRKENDIWETLVKPGKKAKPGTVIRFGDGILKGTVVDVVEEGNRLIQFSYEGIFEEILDQLGQMPLPPYITHQLKDKNRYQTVYAKHEGSAAAPTAGLHFTKELLQEIEDRGVKIAHVTLHVGLGTFRPVKVENVLDHHMHSEFYVVEKSEAEKINSTKREGGRVICVGTTSCRTIESASDENGVLKAGSGWTDIFIYPGYQFKILDCLITNFHLPESTLVMLVSALAGREHVLAAYEEAVKERYRFFSFGDAMFIH, from the coding sequence ATGGATGTAAAGGACTTTTATTTTGATTTACCGCAGGAGCTGATCGCCCAGGATCCGCTGGAGGACCGGGCTTCCTCCAGGCTTTTAGTGCTCGACCGCAGCACGGGAGAGGTGGAGCACAGGAAATTCAGGGACATTTTAGAGTACCTGAATCCCGGGGACTGCCTTGTAATCAATGACACAAAGGTCATTCCGGCAAGGCTCATCGGAAGCAAGGAGGGAACAGATGCCAAGATAGAGGTTCTGCTTTTAAAGAGAAAGGAAAACGATATCTGGGAAACCCTTGTAAAGCCTGGAAAAAAGGCAAAGCCGGGAACGGTGATCCGGTTTGGCGACGGCATATTGAAGGGGACCGTTGTGGATGTAGTGGAAGAGGGAAACCGTCTGATCCAGTTTTCCTATGAAGGAATTTTTGAGGAAATCCTCGATCAGCTCGGCCAGATGCCCCTTCCCCCCTATATTACCCATCAGCTGAAGGACAAAAACCGCTATCAGACCGTCTATGCAAAGCATGAGGGCTCAGCGGCGGCGCCGACGGCAGGCCTTCATTTCACAAAGGAGCTGCTTCAGGAAATTGAGGACAGAGGGGTAAAAATCGCCCATGTCACCCTCCATGTGGGGCTTGGAACTTTCCGTCCGGTGAAGGTGGAAAATGTCCTTGACCACCACATGCATTCAGAGTTTTACGTGGTGGAGAAATCAGAGGCAGAAAAGATCAACAGCACGAAGCGGGAAGGCGGGCGCGTGATCTGTGTGGGAACCACAAGCTGCCGGACCATAGAATCTGCCAGCGATGAAAACGGAGTTTTGAAGGCAGGAAGCGGCTGGACTGATATTTTTATTTACCCGGGATACCAGTTTAAGATTCTGGACTGTCTGATCACGAATTTCCACCTTCCGGAGTCCACTCTGGTGATGCTGGTTTCTGCCCTTGCGGGAAGGGAACATGTGCTGGCCGCCTACGAGGAGGCTGTAAAGGAGAGATACAGGTTCTTCAGCTTTGGTGATGCCATGTTTATTCACTAG
- a CDS encoding S1 RNA-binding domain-containing protein, whose amino-acid sequence MIELGKRQELEVLREKEFGVYLGEKERPEASVLLPRKQVPEGTKIGDRLTVFIYKDSEDRLIATTAVPKLEAGEVALLKVKEITKIGAFLDMGLEKDLLLPFKEQTGKLREGEECLAALYIDKSSRLAATMKVYPYLKTADGYKKEDKVKGHVYENNERFGVFVAVDDQYYGMIPVREVFRNFRIGELVEARVTKVRPDGKLDLSCREKAYLQMDEDAAMILKVLDEFDGVLPFNDKASPEVIKREFNLSKNAFKRAVGHLLKEGKIEITETSIIRK is encoded by the coding sequence ATGATTGAATTAGGAAAAAGACAGGAGCTGGAGGTACTCAGAGAAAAGGAATTTGGCGTATACCTGGGGGAAAAAGAGCGCCCGGAGGCATCGGTGCTGCTCCCCAGAAAGCAGGTTCCGGAGGGAACGAAAATCGGTGACAGGCTTACGGTATTTATCTATAAAGATTCAGAAGACCGCCTGATAGCCACAACGGCGGTGCCAAAACTGGAGGCAGGAGAGGTAGCGCTTCTGAAGGTAAAGGAGATTACAAAAATCGGTGCTTTCCTGGATATGGGACTTGAAAAGGATCTGCTTTTGCCCTTTAAGGAGCAGACCGGGAAGCTGAGAGAGGGGGAAGAATGTCTGGCCGCCCTCTACATTGACAAGAGCAGCCGTCTGGCCGCCACCATGAAGGTATATCCCTATCTCAAGACAGCAGACGGGTATAAAAAAGAAGACAAGGTCAAGGGCCATGTCTATGAAAACAATGAGAGATTCGGTGTTTTCGTGGCTGTGGACGATCAGTATTACGGGATGATTCCGGTCCGCGAGGTATTCAGAAATTTCCGCATCGGGGAGCTGGTGGAGGCCCGTGTCACCAAGGTTCGGCCGGATGGAAAGCTGGATCTGAGCTGCCGTGAGAAGGCATATCTGCAGATGGACGAGGATGCAGCCATGATTTTAAAGGTGTTAGATGAGTTTGACGGCGTTCTTCCGTTTAATGATAAGGCCTCACCGGAAGTGATAAAACGGGAGTTCAATCTGAGCAAAAATGCGTTCAAGAGAGCTGTGGGCCATCTGCTGAAAGAGGGGAAGATTGAGATCACAGAAACCTCCATTATCAGGAAATAA